In Rhodamnia argentea isolate NSW1041297 chromosome 11, ASM2092103v1, whole genome shotgun sequence, one genomic interval encodes:
- the LOC115736304 gene encoding uncharacterized protein LOC115736304 isoform X2 — MAHLRDDFDAQSLPILGKLDALVMVFDLSKPPSLAALQDWVSKNDIRNFEILLCVGNKVDLIPGHPVHAEYRRRLQNVEDDSVDYYAELSDCGISETEGSSLLGGDESTLQIGKSCLDWCIDHNIEYIEACASNADFDKCLSVAGDSQGVERLSVALSSHMWPGMILKSGEKIREPSLPERQESSEEESDYELEYEILSAGSAEPWNDTDEGWVSASGSTVTSNAGGSTVARNTSVVESDHEHGESYDRKDETVSTSGTALVDKNNDAGSSVTKDPEEFTEPDLDNQIDFEDLEHLMSEIGNIRSNLRFMPDYQRREMAAKLAMKMASMFGGSSDDEE; from the exons ATGGCCCATCTCCGTGATGATTTCGATGCACAATCCCTGCCTATTCTCGGGAAGTTGGATGCCTTGGTGATGGTTTTTGACTTGAGTAAG CCACCGTCCCTGGCTGCACTACAGGACTGGGTATCTAAGAATGATATTAGGAATTTTGAGATATTGTTGTGCGTTGGGAATAAAGTAGACCTTATTCCTGGTCATCCAGTTCATGCCGAATACAGAAGAAGGCTGCAAAATGTTGAAGACGACTCTGTCGATTATTATGCAGAACTCAGTGACTGCGGAATCTCCGAGACTGAGGGAAGTAGTTTACTGGGTGGCGATGAATCTACCTTACAGATTGGAAAATCATGTCTGGACTGGTGCATTGATCACAATATTGAATACATCGAAGCTTGTGCTTCCAATGCTGACTTTGACAAAT GCTTATCAGTTGCTGGCGATTCACAAGGAGTTGAACGTCTATCTGTTGCACTTTCTTCTCATATGTGGCCTGGAATGATACTGAAATCTGGTGAAAAGATAAGGGAACCATCATTGCCTGAAAGACAAG AATCATCAGAAGAAGAATCGGATTACGAATTGGAATATGAAATTCTGTCGGCGGGTTCAGCAGAGCCCTGGAATGATACAGATGAAGGATGGGTCTCAGCTAGTGGTTCTACAGTAACCTCAAATGCTGGTGGATCAACTGTAGCTCGGAATACTTCTGTCGTAGAAAGTGATCATGAACATGGAGAAAGTTATGACAGGAAAGATGAGACGGTCTCAACCTCGGGGACTGCCTTAGTGGACAAAAACAATGATGCCGGATCATCAGTCACAAAAGACCCCGAGGAATTCACAGAGCCAGACCTAGATAATCAGATTGACTTTGAGGATCTGGAACACTTGATGTCCGAGATAGGGAATATTCGCAGTAACCTGCGGTTCATGCCCGACTATCAAAGGAGGGAAATGGCTGCGAAACTTGCCATGAAAATGGCCAGTATGTTTGGTGGAAGCAGTGATGACGAGGAGTAA